From Staphylothermus hellenicus DSM 12710, a single genomic window includes:
- a CDS encoding ATP-binding cassette domain-containing protein, whose protein sequence is MIKYGIEASGYIENEKILENILGEVNPGETIIITGPSGSGKTTLLLTLTGILTNLLNGWVKGTVLIDNLDPLQEKDFTKIPRILGAVLQDPDKQIAMPTPLDEVSFQLENLGYSEEEAQRLAFLALKKYGLEKKANMHVEYLSGGEKRRLTFASATVHDPEVLFLDEPTASVDPWGIKQIREFIVEAEKRSKTIVIVEHKLKYFIDLVNEIHVLIRGRLEQVYRKEEVTNKVLDQLENMGIDAKSPHILPPKPLNNRTILKTRNLAIGYPDSDVLVKDIDLELREGEIAVIVGPNGSGKTTFLKTLIGAIPAVDGEIYFLGEKLVYRRNKLFKGLFYVPQQPDYLFMETSLEKEILELAKKTRNDPSVIAEKIPWFNKLKYMSPYNLSHGQRRWLSIIIAWAYKSKIILLDEPTTGLDYSLFKELKRLINNLRDIGLSFIISTHDPRVVGELADTVYYIDPVSRRFESRNKEEVVELLEKIAGAEF, encoded by the coding sequence ATGATAAAGTATGGTATCGAAGCTTCAGGATACATTGAGAACGAAAAAATACTGGAGAACATATTGGGAGAAGTAAACCCTGGAGAAACAATAATAATAACGGGTCCGTCAGGCTCCGGTAAAACAACCTTGTTACTCACATTAACAGGTATATTAACTAATCTTCTAAATGGATGGGTTAAAGGAACAGTTCTTATAGATAATCTAGATCCATTACAGGAAAAGGATTTTACAAAAATACCTAGAATACTAGGAGCTGTTCTACAAGACCCTGATAAACAAATAGCAATGCCTACACCACTAGATGAAGTATCTTTCCAACTAGAAAATCTTGGATATAGTGAGGAGGAAGCACAACGACTAGCATTTCTAGCGTTGAAAAAGTATGGATTAGAAAAAAAGGCAAATATGCATGTTGAATACTTATCGGGAGGAGAGAAGAGAAGACTCACATTTGCATCAGCAACTGTTCACGACCCCGAAGTATTATTTCTAGATGAGCCTACAGCATCTGTTGATCCATGGGGGATAAAGCAGATAAGAGAATTCATAGTGGAGGCTGAAAAAAGAAGCAAAACAATAGTAATAGTGGAGCATAAACTAAAATATTTTATAGATCTAGTCAATGAAATACATGTCCTTATCAGGGGTAGGCTTGAACAAGTATATAGAAAAGAAGAAGTTACAAATAAGGTTCTAGACCAACTTGAAAATATGGGGATAGATGCAAAATCTCCACACATATTGCCTCCTAAACCTTTAAATAATAGGACAATTCTTAAAACACGAAATCTAGCAATCGGCTACCCTGATAGCGATGTATTGGTAAAAGATATTGATTTAGAGCTTCGTGAAGGCGAAATTGCAGTAATTGTGGGACCTAATGGATCAGGTAAGACAACTTTTCTCAAAACTTTAATTGGCGCTATCCCTGCAGTTGATGGAGAAATATATTTTCTAGGGGAAAAACTTGTTTATCGTAGGAATAAATTGTTTAAAGGACTATTCTACGTGCCGCAACAACCAGACTATTTATTCATGGAGACAAGTCTTGAAAAAGAAATTCTAGAACTAGCTAAGAAGACAAGAAACGATCCAAGTGTTATTGCTGAAAAAATACCATGGTTTAATAAATTAAAATATATGAGCCCATATAATCTAAGCCATGGCCAACGTCGATGGTTATCAATAATAATTGCTTGGGCCTATAAGTCTAAGATAATATTATTGGATGAACCAACAACAGGCTTGGATTATTCTTTGTTTAAGGAGTTAAAGAGGTTGATCAATAATCTAAGAGATATAGGTTTATCATTTATAATTTCAACACATGATCCAAGAGTTGTTGGGGAACTAGCTGATACTGTATACTATATTGACCCGGTTTCTAGAAGATTTGAATCAAGAAATAAAGAGGAAGTTGTTGAATTATTAGAAAAAATTGCGGGTGCGGAGTTTTGA
- a CDS encoding VIT1/CCC1 transporter family protein yields MSVSRDFIDKAKKAYRDELESAIIYSMIAGRLKGKPISEKLLRIAHIESEHAGFWAQILRKYGVDPETVKPSKTKIFMYKLLFPIIGFGLTLKLLESGESEAIKMYSDLLESPNLNEKEKEWLKKIIADELMHEESFIEEESKIKEFLDHVRDAVLGMNDGLVEILSVSAGLAGAYGDPLNVALGGLIVGIAGSLSMGIGAYISVKAQREVRMSVLHRVIGAVKSIPEKLVETLSKIISSRGYSKDTVEKILNDASRNKELLKKLVVEEKYGIKEEMIENPAKSGLITGLFYIVGAIIPLIPYFLRLPIIISLPLSLLFAGLMLSIVGFLIALSAGLNIKKKMIELLIGGLGAAGLTYLIGLIASTLLGINVG; encoded by the coding sequence TTGAGCGTTAGCCGAGACTTTATTGATAAGGCTAAAAAAGCATATAGGGATGAACTAGAATCTGCAATAATATATTCAATGATCGCTGGAAGATTAAAAGGGAAGCCAATATCCGAGAAACTATTAAGAATAGCACATATAGAATCAGAACACGCTGGTTTCTGGGCACAGATTCTAAGGAAATACGGTGTGGATCCGGAAACGGTTAAGCCTAGTAAAACCAAAATCTTCATGTATAAATTGTTGTTTCCAATAATAGGTTTTGGATTAACACTGAAACTATTAGAATCCGGCGAATCTGAAGCAATTAAAATGTATTCTGATCTCCTAGAGTCCCCAAATTTAAATGAGAAAGAAAAGGAATGGTTAAAGAAGATCATTGCTGATGAATTAATGCATGAAGAAAGCTTCATAGAAGAAGAATCAAAGATCAAGGAGTTCCTAGACCATGTGAGGGATGCCGTTCTAGGAATGAATGATGGATTAGTTGAAATATTATCGGTTTCAGCAGGTTTAGCTGGAGCATATGGTGACCCATTAAATGTCGCATTAGGCGGACTAATAGTTGGAATAGCTGGTTCTCTATCCATGGGTATAGGAGCATATATTAGTGTGAAGGCTCAGAGAGAAGTTAGGATGAGTGTACTTCATAGAGTAATTGGTGCCGTTAAAAGTATACCGGAAAAACTAGTTGAAACCCTGTCTAAGATCATATCCTCGAGAGGGTACTCTAAGGATACGGTAGAGAAAATATTGAATGATGCATCTAGAAACAAGGAATTGCTTAAAAAACTGGTTGTCGAGGAAAAATATGGTATAAAAGAGGAAATGATAGAAAACCCTGCAAAATCAGGATTAATAACAGGTTTATTTTATATTGTTGGAGCAATAATACCTTTAATACCATACTTCCTAAGATTACCAATAATAATATCACTACCCCTATCTCTATTATTCGCGGGATTAATGCTCAGCATAGTGGGATTCCTAATAGCATTATCAGCCGGCTTAAACATAAAGAAGAAAATGATAGAACTACTAATTGGAGGTCTAGGAGCAGCAGGATTAACCTACCTAATAGGTCTAATAGCATCAACACTGTTAGGCATAAACGTTGGCTGA
- a CDS encoding FprA family A-type flavoprotein has translation MPKTYTIEIKPGFYILGIDDDKIKYFEGLWYIPEGITYNAYLLKTKDGYVLFDTWKHIYSEEFINELKKIIDPREIKYLVVHHMEPDHSGSIKDLLEINPEILVLGHPLMRGMIESFYNVKPRFKPVKDNEILEIGEYKLRFIHTPWLHWPETIMTYIENLQALLTCDAFGAYGIFDKIYDTELSPEEQEKHMFYTRKYIATVIGHYADWVEKALNKLESLGLNIELIAPAHGIIWKNPSMIIKYYRSWSKGLSISGKKKIVVVYTSMYRFVEKAVKEAIKVLDEKKAFYKIYRFLDDYRDKYSDLLADLLNSSAIILGTATYEASIFPLMRHILDLMIEKIPKNKKVLVITNYGWGGVAGKKIRELLTSNGFEVVDVVEFRAGQIDMFKNRIVEATNKLLETLGE, from the coding sequence ATGCCTAAAACTTACACTATAGAAATCAAGCCAGGATTCTACATATTAGGAATAGATGATGATAAAATCAAATACTTTGAGGGATTATGGTATATTCCCGAAGGAATAACATATAATGCATACCTTTTGAAGACTAAGGATGGATATGTATTGTTTGATACGTGGAAACACATTTATAGCGAGGAATTCATTAATGAGCTGAAGAAAATAATTGATCCAAGAGAGATCAAATATCTTGTTGTTCACCATATGGAACCTGATCACAGTGGTTCTATAAAGGACTTGTTAGAAATAAATCCTGAAATACTAGTTCTCGGCCACCCACTAATGCGTGGAATGATTGAATCATTCTACAACGTCAAGCCAAGATTCAAGCCTGTAAAAGATAATGAAATACTTGAGATTGGAGAATACAAGCTACGATTCATACATACACCTTGGCTGCACTGGCCAGAAACAATAATGACTTATATCGAGAATCTCCAAGCACTCTTAACATGCGATGCTTTCGGAGCATATGGTATATTTGATAAAATATATGATACCGAATTAAGCCCTGAAGAGCAGGAAAAACACATGTTCTATACACGGAAATATATCGCGACAGTTATAGGTCATTATGCTGATTGGGTTGAGAAGGCACTGAACAAGCTTGAATCACTGGGTCTTAACATAGAATTAATTGCTCCAGCACATGGAATTATATGGAAAAACCCGAGTATGATCATAAAATATTATCGTTCCTGGAGTAAGGGGTTAAGTATTAGTGGAAAGAAGAAGATAGTAGTAGTTTATACGTCAATGTACAGATTCGTTGAGAAAGCAGTTAAAGAAGCTATTAAAGTGCTTGATGAGAAAAAAGCTTTCTATAAAATATATCGTTTCCTAGACGATTACAGAGATAAATACAGCGATTTATTAGCTGACCTATTAAATTCCTCAGCAATAATACTTGGAACAGCAACATATGAAGCTTCAATATTTCCATTAATGAGGCACATACTAGATCTTATGATAGAGAAAATACCCAAGAACAAAAAAGTCCTAGTTATAACTAATTATGGTTGGGGAGGAGTTGCTGGAAAGAAGATAAGGGAACTACTAACAAGTAATGGGTTCGAGGTAGTAGATGTAGTGGAGTTTAGAGCTGGACAAATAGATATGTTCAAAAATAGAATAGTTGAAGCCACCAATAAACTCCTCGAGACACTTGGTGAATAA
- a CDS encoding M42 family metallopeptidase has translation MNKNELYETLEKLTSIVSPSGHEDEIRNTIIELLKPYADELWVDSLGNIIAVKKGSSEGRLMIAAHMDEIGLMINHITKTGFLKFTPIGGWNSVILPGQRVLIKTKRGEYVRGVIGMKPPHIMKPEEAKQAPQIGDLFIDIGASSREEVGKLGVTIGSVAVIERSIAKLSGDVVTGRAFDDKVGVAVLIEAFKNLEKPKVDVYAVATVMEEVGLKGARVAAYSITPYVGLALDVTIAADVPGVDESKQITKLGKGPAIKVMDGRSGSGLIAHPAIKNTLIQLAEQHNIPYQLEVLTGGTTDATIIQLTKEGVPTGALSIPTRYIHSPVEVLNLEDALNTAKLTKLFAEHIDIEWINKYLKRKIK, from the coding sequence ATGAATAAGAATGAATTATATGAGACCCTCGAAAAACTTACTAGTATAGTTTCGCCTTCAGGCCATGAAGATGAAATTAGAAATACTATTATAGAATTGCTTAAACCATATGCTGATGAATTATGGGTTGATTCACTGGGAAACATAATAGCTGTTAAGAAGGGAAGCAGTGAAGGCAGGTTAATGATTGCTGCTCACATGGACGAGATCGGTTTAATGATAAATCATATAACAAAGACTGGATTCCTCAAGTTTACACCTATAGGTGGGTGGAACTCTGTTATATTGCCTGGGCAAAGAGTCCTTATAAAAACTAAGAGAGGAGAATATGTTCGTGGAGTAATAGGTATGAAGCCCCCACACATTATGAAGCCAGAGGAAGCTAAGCAGGCTCCACAAATAGGTGACTTATTTATCGATATAGGCGCTTCTAGCAGGGAGGAAGTGGGGAAACTAGGTGTAACTATTGGATCAGTAGCTGTGATCGAGAGAAGCATTGCTAAGCTTTCCGGAGATGTTGTAACTGGTAGAGCATTTGATGACAAGGTTGGTGTAGCGGTATTGATTGAAGCTTTCAAGAACCTTGAAAAACCCAAAGTAGACGTGTATGCTGTAGCAACTGTTATGGAGGAAGTTGGGTTAAAAGGAGCTAGAGTAGCAGCGTACTCTATAACACCATATGTTGGATTAGCACTAGACGTAACCATAGCAGCTGATGTACCCGGAGTTGATGAATCAAAACAAATAACCAAGCTAGGTAAAGGGCCTGCAATAAAAGTTATGGATGGAAGATCCGGTTCGGGATTAATAGCTCACCCAGCAATCAAAAATACTCTAATACAATTAGCTGAACAACACAATATTCCATACCAATTAGAAGTATTAACCGGTGGAACAACCGATGCGACAATAATACAGTTAACAAAGGAAGGTGTTCCAACAGGTGCATTATCAATTCCAACAAGATATATTCATTCACCTGTAGAAGTATTGAATCTGGAGGATGCATTAAATACTGCAAAATTGACAAAATTGTTTGCTGAACATATAGATATTGAATGGATCAATAAATACTTGAAGAGAAAAATAAAGTAG
- a CDS encoding sulfide-dependent adenosine diphosphate thiazole synthase, translating into MKFFPQNLYELSEGDLSKTLIDALYKKLSEIVKVDVAIVGAGPSGLTAAWKLGEKGYKVLVLERMLGVGGGMRGGSMLLPVGLIEDGEAAEIAREAGARINKIRNGLFVVDPSELAVRLASKAIENGAIIWPGVLVEDLITRGRGEDLVVKGVLINWTPIYEAGWHVDPFYIEANAVVDATGHDGSLLRVLAKRHPELKINIPGMSSQNVWIGEEMVVEKTSMVVKGLFVTGMSVAELYNTNRMGAIFGGMLVSGRKVADLIDDYFGKTRTLREQ; encoded by the coding sequence ATGAAGTTCTTTCCCCAAAATCTCTATGAACTAAGCGAAGGAGATCTTTCTAAAACATTGATTGATGCACTATACAAGAAACTTTCAGAAATTGTTAAAGTTGATGTAGCAATAGTTGGCGCAGGCCCCTCAGGATTAACGGCTGCTTGGAAACTAGGTGAGAAAGGCTACAAAGTATTAGTTCTCGAGAGAATGCTTGGTGTTGGAGGAGGAATGAGAGGGGGATCAATGCTTTTACCGGTTGGACTTATAGAAGATGGTGAAGCAGCAGAGATCGCTAGGGAGGCAGGGGCTAGGATTAATAAGATTAGAAATGGCTTATTCGTTGTTGATCCAAGCGAGTTAGCGGTTAGACTGGCATCTAAGGCTATTGAGAATGGAGCAATAATATGGCCCGGCGTATTAGTTGAGGATCTAATAACTCGTGGTAGAGGAGAAGACCTTGTTGTTAAAGGAGTACTTATTAATTGGACACCTATCTACGAGGCTGGCTGGCATGTTGACCCATTCTATATAGAAGCTAATGCTGTTGTTGACGCAACAGGTCATGACGGATCATTATTGAGAGTGCTTGCTAAGAGGCATCCAGAACTCAAAATAAATATTCCTGGAATGTCTAGTCAGAATGTTTGGATTGGTGAAGAAATGGTTGTTGAGAAAACAAGTATGGTGGTTAAAGGATTATTCGTTACCGGTATGAGTGTTGCTGAACTATATAATACTAATAGAATGGGGGCTATCTTTGGCGGAATGCTTGTTTCAGGCAGGAAAGTAGCTGATCTTATAGATGATTATTTTGGGAAAACTAGAACATTAAGGGAACAATAA
- a CDS encoding energy-coupling factor transporter transmembrane component T yields the protein MRRPSSSILFIYALIVSLLAYAYRDLYDLLIIGLINLILGVMYGYRYKLLWLLLILGLWGTFINAYTVSNTGNIVVDWGWIIIREGALKATAAIFMRLSSIVGATLFFIGNSTPSELVRSLVLELRIPKGLAFSISYALRLIPLMRKDYEEIRIARLERGYRRIPYLPNDLKSFLLPLLSIAYERAVWAGIAVELKGFRLRKVRYRKTRIGVSEIIVFILLAIQVIVPLMF from the coding sequence TTGAGGAGGCCTTCTTCATCAATATTGTTTATATATGCATTAATCGTTTCTCTACTAGCATATGCTTATAGAGATTTATATGATCTGTTAATTATTGGTTTAATTAATCTCATATTAGGGGTGATGTATGGTTATAGATACAAGTTGTTATGGCTATTATTAATTCTAGGCTTATGGGGGACCTTCATAAATGCTTACACAGTTTCTAATACAGGCAATATAGTTGTTGATTGGGGATGGATAATTATACGTGAGGGGGCTTTAAAGGCTACAGCCGCTATATTTATGAGATTATCATCAATAGTTGGTGCTACACTGTTTTTCATAGGTAACTCTACTCCTTCAGAACTGGTGAGATCACTTGTATTAGAATTAAGAATTCCTAAGGGCTTAGCCTTCTCCATATCTTATGCTTTGAGATTAATACCTTTAATGAGGAAGGATTATGAGGAAATAAGAATTGCTAGATTGGAGCGTGGGTATAGGAGGATACCGTATTTACCTAATGATTTGAAATCATTCCTGCTTCCTTTACTGAGCATTGCTTATGAGAGGGCGGTTTGGGCAGGGATAGCTGTGGAACTGAAAGGGTTTAGGCTGAGAAAGGTAAGGTATAGAAAAACACGTATTGGGGTTTCAGAGATTATTGTATTTATTTTGTTAGCAATACAAGTTATTGTTCCCTTAATGTTCTAG
- the tenA gene encoding thiaminase II, with the protein MPVTQRLREEANSIWDKIFKHPFVVELFKGSLPMEKFRYYVIQDYNFLIGMTKAFSLLASKAYDYELLREALMLAYGDATIEMDNYLRLLDRIGLTIEEVLNTEPAPTNIAYVNHVLSTCSLGTPIECLVSTLPCFWTYMEIPRVNKDLIMKNKNPVYLDWINTYRSKEYIELTTKLINLVDKYAKHIDYNKLKRIFILSSRYEYMFWDMAYNIEKWPI; encoded by the coding sequence TTGCCGGTTACACAGAGGCTTAGAGAAGAAGCTAATAGTATATGGGATAAGATATTTAAGCATCCCTTCGTAGTCGAGCTTTTCAAAGGATCTCTGCCAATGGAAAAGTTTAGATACTATGTTATTCAAGACTATAATTTCCTTATCGGTATGACTAAGGCGTTTTCATTATTGGCATCTAAAGCTTATGATTATGAATTGTTAAGAGAGGCATTAATGCTAGCATATGGTGATGCAACGATTGAAATGGATAATTATCTGCGATTACTGGATAGAATAGGATTAACCATAGAAGAAGTATTGAATACTGAGCCAGCACCCACGAATATCGCTTATGTTAATCATGTATTATCAACCTGTAGTCTCGGAACACCTATAGAGTGCTTGGTTTCAACTCTTCCATGCTTCTGGACCTATATGGAAATACCCAGAGTAAACAAGGATTTAATAATGAAAAACAAAAACCCAGTATATCTAGACTGGATAAACACGTATAGATCAAAAGAATACATTGAATTAACAACCAAACTAATAAATTTAGTAGATAAATATGCGAAACACATAGACTACAATAAATTGAAAAGAATATTCATACTAAGCAGCAGATACGAATACATGTTCTGGGACATGGCCTACAATATAGAGAAATGGCCAATATAA
- a CDS encoding peroxiredoxin: protein MPGTIPLIGEKFPEMEVVTQHGKIKLPDHFKGKYWVLFSHPADFTPVCTTEFVAFAKRYEDFKKLNTELIGLSVDSNYSHMKWIEWIKEKFGVEIPFPIIADPRGTVASKLGMLHAASATHTVRAVFIVDPNGIIRAILYYPLDNGRNMDEILRLVKAIQITDKYGRATPANWPNNELIGDSVIVPPAGTVKEAEERLKKFKCFDWWFCYEEGKVPKEEVEEVRKWLERAAKPQK, encoded by the coding sequence ATGCCTGGAACAATTCCTCTTATAGGAGAAAAATTCCCTGAGATGGAAGTAGTCACCCAACATGGAAAAATAAAACTACCAGACCATTTCAAAGGCAAATACTGGGTCTTATTCAGCCACCCAGCAGACTTCACACCAGTATGTACCACCGAGTTCGTAGCATTCGCGAAGAGATATGAGGACTTCAAGAAACTTAACACCGAACTAATAGGTCTCAGTGTTGACAGTAACTATAGCCATATGAAGTGGATTGAATGGATAAAGGAGAAGTTCGGCGTAGAAATACCGTTCCCAATAATAGCTGATCCCAGAGGCACTGTTGCTAGCAAACTAGGAATGCTCCACGCTGCAAGCGCAACACATACTGTTAGAGCTGTATTCATAGTTGACCCCAATGGAATCATTAGAGCAATCCTCTACTATCCACTAGACAATGGCAGAAACATGGACGAAATACTTAGACTAGTCAAGGCAATTCAGATAACAGACAAGTATGGTAGAGCAACACCAGCTAACTGGCCAAACAACGAGTTAATAGGTGACTCAGTAATCGTACCACCCGCAGGAACAGTTAAGGAGGCAGAGGAGAGATTGAAGAAGTTCAAGTGCTTCGACTGGTGGTTCTGCTACGAAGAAGGAAAAGTGCCAAAAGAAGAAGTTGAAGAAGTCCGTAAATGGCTTGAGAGAGCTGCTAAACCACAGAAATAA
- a CDS encoding mechanosensitive ion channel family protein — MGVEDIFVSPLPFLGFSIYQLVVFIVALIIGIIIVRIVANILKRTMDRLKTPPLVSGLVINIIKAIGYIIVILSVLPIIGIDTSAAGLGLSAVIGLILGFGLQDTWANMAAGVWLAVIRPFDKGDYVQVAGYSGIIHGIGVMSTTLKTFENVVITIPNKNIWGAPIVNYTREDTRRVDLDVGVAYGTDLDKAINVALETVKKHPKVLQDPAPQVVVTQLADSSVNLQIRAWTKTSDYGAVKVDLTKMIYEEFNKAGIEIPFPQLDVHIRDMPK, encoded by the coding sequence ATGGGTGTGGAGGATATATTCGTGTCTCCACTACCGTTTTTGGGTTTCAGTATATATCAATTAGTGGTATTCATAGTAGCGTTGATAATAGGTATAATTATTGTAAGAATTGTTGCTAATATACTGAAGAGGACAATGGATAGGCTAAAAACCCCACCACTAGTTTCCGGATTAGTTATCAACATTATAAAAGCGATTGGATACATAATAGTTATCCTATCAGTCCTACCCATTATAGGTATAGATACTAGCGCAGCAGGCCTAGGTTTATCCGCAGTCATAGGATTAATTCTAGGCTTCGGATTACAGGATACATGGGCTAATATGGCCGCAGGTGTATGGCTTGCTGTTATAAGGCCTTTTGACAAGGGAGACTATGTCCAAGTAGCTGGTTATTCAGGTATAATTCACGGTATTGGAGTAATGTCTACTACTCTGAAAACATTTGAAAATGTTGTCATAACTATTCCAAACAAGAATATATGGGGTGCACCAATAGTGAACTATACGAGGGAGGATACTAGAAGAGTAGACTTGGATGTTGGAGTAGCTTATGGAACAGATTTAGATAAAGCTATAAATGTAGCTCTTGAAACAGTTAAGAAGCATCCGAAAGTACTACAAGATCCTGCTCCCCAAGTAGTTGTGACACAACTAGCTGATTCATCGGTGAATCTACAAATAAGAGCTTGGACAAAAACATCTGATTATGGAGCGGTGAAAGTTGATCTCACTAAGATGATCTATGAAGAATTCAACAAAGCCGGTATAGAGATACCGTTCCCGCAGCTGGATGTACATATTCGTGATATGCCTAAGTAA
- a CDS encoding DUF6345 domain-containing protein, with amino-acid sequence MTFDDDTNDTWFNAVKDFVDIITSSRAYWYEWFLRDYPNVGPYMWTEEEYGGEDNDYADFTELSLVWGHGCVVVFPDGESVTAIGFGGGKGCAMPYHIRLGYKSPDYYGYAIWTFIIQCSILNDDDVGEWLQVMTGIHMVLGFANTVVISNVDPSILAYRLTGTGGYQKETVQDAFFHTFVRYDNVHKNNIGRIIAENADAADHDTIDSFEYHIPVDNVKLIITCYIPG; translated from the coding sequence ATGACTTTTGATGACGATACTAATGATACATGGTTTAATGCTGTAAAGGATTTTGTGGATATTATTACTAGTTCTAGGGCATACTGGTATGAATGGTTTCTAAGGGACTATCCTAATGTAGGTCCATATATGTGGACTGAGGAGGAGTATGGCGGAGAGGATAACGACTATGCTGACTTCACAGAGCTATCACTAGTATGGGGGCATGGCTGTGTGGTGGTATTTCCTGACGGAGAATCTGTTACCGCCATAGGGTTTGGAGGGGGAAAGGGATGCGCTATGCCTTATCATATAAGGCTTGGATATAAAAGCCCCGATTATTACGGATATGCTATATGGACTTTCATAATACAATGTAGTATATTGAATGATGACGATGTAGGCGAATGGCTACAGGTAATGACAGGTATTCACATGGTACTAGGTTTCGCAAACACTGTCGTTATATCTAATGTGGATCCAAGCATTCTAGCCTACAGGTTAACGGGTACTGGAGGTTATCAGAAGGAAACAGTTCAAGATGCATTCTTCCATACATTTGTGAGATATGACAATGTCCATAAAAACAATATTGGAAGAATCATTGCTGAGAATGCTGATGCTGCTGATCATGACACCATAGATTCCTTTGAATATCATATCCCTGTCGACAACGTAAAGCTTATAATTACATGCTATATACCGGGGTGA
- a CDS encoding ECF transporter S component, translating into MSTGKLKYTVIDYTILGVVAVVAGLIFYATWFVYYAAEAVGGKILARIVSYGLWFIGAPLAASMIRKPLSAFLGETLGALVETIIPTAGGFTNLIYGVAQGLASELAYTLFRYNRYDPYIGALAGAFAAFPCVALDAVLFGEIASPEVMTIWLIAAIVSGAIYGFIGSIAGYTVTRRKT; encoded by the coding sequence ATGAGCACCGGGAAATTAAAATATACTGTGATCGACTACACTATTCTCGGAGTAGTAGCTGTAGTAGCGGGCTTAATATTCTATGCTACATGGTTCGTATACTATGCAGCTGAAGCTGTCGGCGGAAAAATCCTTGCTAGAATAGTATCTTATGGATTATGGTTTATTGGTGCACCACTAGCAGCATCAATGATAAGGAAGCCATTATCAGCTTTTCTAGGGGAAACACTTGGGGCACTAGTAGAAACAATAATCCCTACAGCCGGTGGATTCACAAACCTAATATATGGTGTTGCACAAGGCTTAGCATCCGAATTAGCATATACACTATTCAGGTATAATAGATATGATCCATATATAGGAGCATTAGCAGGTGCCTTCGCAGCATTTCCATGCGTAGCATTAGATGCAGTATTATTCGGTGAAATAGCATCTCCAGAAGTAATGACTATATGGTTAATAGCTGCAATTGTGAGCGGAGCAATATATGGATTCATAGGATCAATTGCTGGATATACAGTAACCAGGAGGAAAACATAG